The following proteins are encoded in a genomic region of Myxococcaceae bacterium JPH2:
- a CDS encoding proline--tRNA ligase: MAEKLTPREKGFSEWYVDLVQKAKLADYSDVKGCMVIRPNGYALWENMQRVLDKMFKDLGHRNAYFPLLIPESYLKKEAEHVEGFNPQLAVVTHAGGQKLEEPYVIRPTSETIINRSFSKWIQSYRDLPLLINQWANVMRWEMRTRLFLRTTEFLWQEGHTCHETEADAEKETLQMLEVYRTFAEDYMAMPVMPGRKSESEKFAGALRTYSIEAMMQDKKALQAGTSHNLGQNFAKAFDTMFQGRDGQQHYVWQTSWGSSTRLIGGLILTHSDDAGLVVPPKLAATHAVIIPIAGKASDAEKAQVMEKSHALAADLRKAGLGVLVDDDDTKSPGFKYNEHELTGVCLRIELGPKDLAKNSCVMVRRDLRQKEFVSLDEAVAKAQAMLDQMQKDLFTKAKAFRDSHTFEVNSYEEMKEKADAGFLLAHWNGDPKVEARIKEETGLTTRCRPFSVKQEPGKCVFTGEDSPGRIVFSKAY; encoded by the coding sequence ATGGCCGAGAAGCTCACGCCCCGCGAGAAGGGCTTTTCCGAGTGGTACGTCGACCTGGTCCAGAAGGCGAAGCTGGCTGACTACTCGGACGTGAAGGGCTGCATGGTCATCCGGCCCAACGGCTACGCGCTGTGGGAGAACATGCAGCGGGTCCTGGACAAGATGTTCAAGGACCTGGGCCACCGCAACGCCTACTTCCCGCTGCTCATCCCCGAGAGCTACCTGAAGAAGGAAGCGGAGCACGTCGAGGGCTTCAACCCGCAGCTCGCCGTCGTCACGCACGCGGGCGGCCAGAAGCTGGAGGAGCCCTACGTCATCCGGCCCACGTCGGAGACCATCATCAACCGCAGCTTCTCCAAGTGGATCCAGAGCTACCGGGACCTGCCCCTGCTGATCAACCAGTGGGCCAACGTGATGCGCTGGGAGATGCGCACGCGCCTGTTCCTGCGCACCACCGAGTTCCTCTGGCAGGAAGGCCACACCTGTCACGAGACCGAAGCGGACGCGGAGAAGGAGACGCTCCAGATGCTGGAGGTCTACCGGACGTTCGCCGAGGACTACATGGCCATGCCGGTGATGCCGGGCCGCAAGTCGGAGTCGGAGAAGTTCGCCGGCGCGCTGCGCACCTACAGCATCGAGGCGATGATGCAGGACAAGAAGGCGCTCCAGGCCGGCACCAGCCACAACCTGGGCCAGAACTTCGCCAAGGCCTTCGACACGATGTTCCAGGGCCGCGACGGACAGCAGCACTACGTGTGGCAGACCTCGTGGGGTTCCTCCACGCGCCTCATCGGTGGCCTCATCCTCACGCACTCGGATGACGCGGGCCTCGTCGTGCCGCCCAAGCTGGCCGCCACGCACGCGGTCATCATCCCCATCGCCGGCAAGGCCAGCGACGCGGAGAAGGCCCAGGTCATGGAGAAGAGCCACGCGCTCGCCGCGGACCTGCGCAAGGCGGGCCTGGGCGTGCTGGTGGACGACGACGACACCAAGAGCCCGGGCTTCAAGTACAACGAGCACGAGCTGACGGGCGTGTGCCTGCGCATCGAGCTGGGCCCCAAGGACCTCGCCAAGAACTCGTGCGTGATGGTCCGCCGCGACCTGCGCCAGAAGGAGTTCGTCTCGCTGGACGAGGCGGTGGCCAAGGCGCAGGCCATGCTGGACCAGATGCAGAAGGACCTGTTCACCAAGGCGAAGGCCTTCCGCGACTCGCACACCTTCGAGGTCAACTCCTACGAGGAGATGAAGGAGAAGGCGGACGCGGGCTTCCTCCTGGCGCACTGGAACGGCGACCCGAAGGTGGAGGCGCGCATCAAGGAGGAGACGGGCCTGACCACGCGCTGCCGTCCCTTCAGCGTCAAGCAGGAGCCGGGCAAGTGCGTGTTCACCGGCGAGGACTCGCCGGGCCGCATCGTGTTCTCCAAGGCGTACTGA
- a CDS encoding caspase family protein: MAQGYSVNIGLNGVDPRHYAGWDGQLAACEADAQDMASIAKTQQFDRVRTFLSQDATRASVLGELDEASKVLESGDLLLLTYSGHGGQLPDTNGDEPDGLDETWCLYDGEVIDDELYVALGKMKTGVRVFMLSDSCHSGSVNRVAYAALRTSGSLELLADAVQTTEAAQRRFKDMPSGIENRTYRDNKQMYDDIMKRLPREDPRANLKATVLLISGCQDNQLSSDGTFNGLFTANLLRVWNGGKFVGGYHTFQRRILRRMPPLQSPAYSVIGMANREFERQTPFHVH; the protein is encoded by the coding sequence ATGGCTCAAGGCTACTCGGTGAACATCGGGCTGAACGGCGTGGACCCTCGGCACTATGCCGGCTGGGACGGGCAGCTCGCCGCCTGCGAGGCGGACGCGCAGGACATGGCGAGCATCGCGAAGACGCAGCAGTTCGACCGCGTGCGCACGTTCCTCTCGCAAGACGCCACGCGGGCGAGCGTGCTCGGTGAGCTGGACGAGGCCTCGAAGGTGCTGGAGTCGGGGGACCTGCTGTTGCTGACGTACTCGGGGCACGGCGGCCAGCTGCCCGACACCAACGGCGACGAGCCGGATGGCCTGGACGAGACGTGGTGTCTCTACGACGGCGAGGTCATCGATGATGAGCTCTACGTCGCGCTGGGGAAGATGAAGACGGGCGTGCGCGTGTTCATGCTGTCGGACAGCTGTCACAGCGGCTCGGTGAACCGGGTGGCCTACGCGGCGCTGCGCACCAGCGGGAGCCTGGAGTTGCTCGCGGACGCGGTGCAGACGACGGAGGCCGCACAGCGGCGCTTCAAGGACATGCCGTCGGGCATCGAGAACCGCACGTACCGCGACAACAAGCAGATGTACGACGACATCATGAAGCGGCTGCCTCGCGAGGATCCGCGCGCGAACCTCAAGGCCACCGTGCTGCTCATCTCCGGATGCCAGGACAACCAGCTCTCCAGCGACGGCACCTTCAACGGCCTCTTCACCGCGAACCTGCTGCGCGTGTGGAATGGGGGGAAGTTCGTCGGTGGCTACCACACGTTCCAGCGCCGCATCCTCCGGCGCATGCCACCGCTTCAGTCCCCCGCCTATTCCGTCATCGGCATGGCCAACCGCGAGTTCGAGCGGCAGACGCCGTTCCACGTCCACTGA